Part of the Lucilia cuprina isolate Lc7/37 chromosome 5, ASM2204524v1, whole genome shotgun sequence genome is shown below.
TATCATTTATAATGGTTTGTTTGAGAAAGCAGCCAGTGGAGAACATGCCTGGCAGGCGGGTGATAAGGTGACAGTGGAATCTACTTTGTATAAAATAACCAAAAGTAAACGTAAAGATAGTACCTCagattttcaagaaattttggtAAGTTTTAGGGATTTATGAAATATGcgaaaagatttatgtaatttttctttaaacagaCCTACAGTTCCAGTGTTATTTATAATCCTGTTGATAACCTGCAACAATTTACTGCCATTTCCATACCTGCTCAATCTATACATCCATTGGGTGATCAACACACCATCTATAAACTATTGTTTCGCATTAAAGTTAAGCCCGCCGGACAGGAAGATGTTATAGCTAATGGTGGTCATGAgggtaatttaaaaattaagattttctttaaactacCAGTTTAATAATGTTTTCCTACATTTTCAGACACTCCCACCAAACGCTCTAAACTTGCCACTAAGTTGTATGGCTGTGAATTAATCGTTTATGAAAAGAATAGCGGCTGTATACCCGAGGGTGATTATGAGGCCGCTTTACAAGAGCTTAATTCTTCAAGTATTAAATCATTTTCACCAAAGAAACGCAGCTGGGAAACTTTACCCGATAATTACATTCCAATAACTATGAAATTTGATGTCTTCAGTCAATATCCAACTTTAAAGTTTCGTTTAACCTGGTCGGCCAATGAATTGCCCAAGGAAATCTCTTTAACTGAAATGGATACCTATTGTACATTTAACGATTTAAGCCATGGCATTGATTGTGAGAATACCAATACGACCAACAACAATGATCAAATAAATCACAATAATAATTGCCtgaaaacagcaacaaatatgTCATCGACAACGACTTCCTCTACAGCAACAACCAAAAATAATGGCACatctaataataacaacaacaacaacacaaacaccATATCAAAACCCTTAGCTAAAACCgagaaaatacaaattgtttataattttttgtacagCAACAATACCCGTCAACAGACCGAATACACACAAGAGGTCATTTGCCCCTGGTGCGGCTTAGACTGTATGCGTTTGTATTCACTGTTGAAACATTTGAAATTATGTCATGCACGATTTAATTTCACTTATCAGCCGGCTGCTCAAAATGGTGCTAGAATTGATGTTACCATAAATGATTCATATGATGGTTCATATGCTGGTTCGCCGTATGATTTAGCCGGACCATCGGGTTGTTCGTTTGCACGTACGTGTGGTCCCGTACGTCGTACTAGTGTTACGAATTTATTGGTTTGTCGTCCACGACGACAGAAGACATGTTTGGATGAGTTTTTGGTTTTGGACGAAGATGATTTGAGTAATCAGAGGCCTTATATAACGGGTCATAATAGGTGAGTATTAATTTTATTGGGTTGTTAAgatgttctagttcatttctagttcagttctagttctgttctagttctgttctagttctgttctagttctgttctagttctgttctagttctgttctagttctgttctagttctgttctagttctgttctagttctgttctagttctgttctagttctgttctagttctgttctagttctcttctagttctgttctagttctgttctagttctgctctagttctgttatagtattgttctagtttttttttacttctagttgttctagttctgttctagttctgttttagttctgttctagttctgttttagttctgttctagttctgttctagttctgttctagttctgctctagttctgttatagtattgttctagttttgttttagttctagttctgttctagctctgttctagttctgttctagttctgttctagttctgttctagttctgttctagttctgttctagttctgttctagttctgttctagttctgttctagttctgttctagttctgttctagttctgttctagttctgttctagttctgttctagttctgttctagttctgttctagttctgttctagttctgttctagttctgttctagttctgttctagttctgttctagttctgttctagttctgttctagttctgttctagttcagttctagttcagttctagttctgttctagttctgttctagttctgttctagttctgttctagttgtgttctagttctgtttcagttctgttctagttctgttgtagttcggttctagttatgttctagtactattctagttctgctctagtactagttctagttctgttctggttctgttctagttctgttctagttctgttctagttctgttctagttctgttctagttctgttctagttctgttctagttctgttctagttcagttctaattcagttctagttcagttctagttctgttctagttctgttctagttctgttccagttctgttctagttctgttccagttctgttctagttctgttgtagttcggttctagttatgttctagtactattctagttctagttctgttctggttctgttctagttctgttctagttcaattctagttctgttctagttcaattctagttctgttctagttcaattctagttctgttctagttctgttttagtgctgttctgttctcgtactgttctagttttggttctgatctgttctagttcttgttgtattcttgttcaattctaatATTTCTTTTCCTCTTTCCCCCTTCCTTCCAGACTTTATCATCACACCGAAACCTGTCTGCCAGTCCATCCCAAAGAACTCGATATCGATTCGGAAGGTGAAAGTGATCCCTTATGGTTGCGTCAAAAGACCATACAAATGATTGATGAATTCACTGATGTCAATGAGGGCGAAAAAGAGCTAATGAAATTATGGAATCTACATGTCATGAAACATGGCTATGTGGGTGATTGTCAATTACCTTTGGCCTGTGAAATGTTTCTTGATGCCAATGGCCATGAgataatacgtaaaaatatctATCGTAATTTCATTTTACACATGTGTTCCCTCTTCGATTATGGTCTAGTATCACcagaaactttatataaaactgtACAAAAACTACAGGGTATTTTGAGTAAATATCGTGATGGACAAGAAATGATGTCTAAACAACGTGAGGCTCAATTAAAATATTGGCTAGAGGTGGGTATACATAAACAAGATGAACAAAAACTCAAATCACCACAAAAACCTGTAGCGCCAACAATAACAAATGCTAATAATGCAGTGGCCGAAAGTAAAGGTGATAAAGCCAGTGATGCTAAAAACTCTATGCAGCCACCTAGCAAACGTACTTCTACTGCTGTTAAACGTTCTAGTGTTAATGCTAATGGCGGCAGTGTAAATGGTGCTGCTGGAGAAAAACTTAGCAATGGTAAAAGTGTAGCACGCAAGTCAGCTACTCAGGAGGATGATGCCAAAGAGAAATCCAATAGTTTAAAGAGAACGGCAAATGGTGATAGAAAATCAGAAGCCAAAACTAAAAGCGAGACAGACAACAATAAAACTCAAGCAGCTAAAAGAAGACTTTCTACAAGGGGTAAGTTAGAActtttcaattattaatttcactttttttttaatttttaattacaacaaaaacaaaagtttaacttTAAACATAAACTAAGTATCACAATCATGTTTTACATGTAATCATTTAatcataatttgtataaaaaaataggttaaTTTAATTGGTTTTGGCAAAAAAACAGAAAGCTTCTTCGACGTCTTCTtcgttgttttcatttttaccaTCCATCAACATCTTTAAGCTATAAGAAATCATCATTATCTCCTCTTTACCCCAAATCATCTTTAATCATgtttcaatttaaaagaaaaatatgtaacaaaattctaaattcatttcaatcaaaattaaaactatCAATCAACCACATTTggcttttcttttaaaacataaattctaataatttggtgtttttttgttcaaatacaattttttgttctCTATTCTATTGTTTTATCTCTATATATAAACgttatttttccaatttaaaatcTACTTGCTGCCGCAGATGATAATAGTGTTGATGTTGATGGTGCTGCCAATGatgataataaaaaacaaaagaaaagtgtttttaaaatacacgaACATCATCATCACTTCGATGAGGTTGTGGTGGCAAAGCCAATGCCACCTGAGGAGtttagcaataataataatgataataatacaaataattgttCTAGTACTAGTGGTTCTTCatctattattttaaagtgattattattattttattattgtatgagtttgaatattttaattattattttagctTTAAGTTGAGGTTTTAAATTATTAGGAAATTTACAAAGCAAAGTTTTGTAAGGG
Proteins encoded:
- the LOC111681911 gene encoding polycomb protein Su(z)12 isoform X2; this encodes MKKMPPQKKREKETKDAVASAAALNGNNNNNNNSNHNNNSTLVDNKQQQQQNAVNGNSAEAMTAIGTTTVATAASAAAAVAEQTKLNSHQQEQELFLQAFEKPTQIYRFLRNRHGTSPIFLQRTLSYMKERMSRTHRKRNNFKINTMLDVLTQKSQTLSNNYLNIIYNGLFEKAASGEHAWQAGDKVTVESTLYKITKSKRKDSTSDFQEILTYSSSVIYNPVDNLQQFTAISIPAQSIHPLGDQHTIYKLLFRIKVKPAGQEDVIANGGHEDTPTKRSKLATKLYGCELIVYEKNSGCIPEGDYEAALQELNSSSIKSFSPKKRSWETLPDNYIPITMKFDVFSQYPTLKFRLTWSANELPKEISLTEMDTYCTFNDLSHGIDCENTNTTNNNDQINHNNNCLKTATNMSSTTTSSTATTKNNGTSNNNNNNNTNTISKPLAKTEKIQIVYNFLYSNNTRQQTEYTQEVICPWCGLDCMRLYSLLKHLKLCHARFNFTYQPAAQNGARIDVTINDSYDGSYAGSPYDLAGPSGCSFARTCGPVRRTSVTNLLVCRPRRQKTCLDEFLVLDEDDLSNQRPYITGHNRLYHHTETCLPVHPKELDIDSEGESDPLWLRQKTIQMIDEFTDVNEGEKELMKLWNLHVMKHGYVGDCQLPLACEMFLDANGHEIIRKNIYRNFILHMCSLFDYGLVSPETLYKTVQKLQGILSKYRDGQEMMSKQREAQLKYWLEVGIHKQDEQKLKSPQKPVAPTITNANNAVAESKGDKASDAKNSMQPPSKRTSTAVKRSSVNANGGSVNGAAGEKLSNGKSVARKSATQEDDAKEKSNSLKRTANGDRKSEAKTKSETDNNKTQAAKRRLSTRDDNSVDVDGAANDDNKKQKKSVFKIHEHHHHFDEVVVAKPMPPEEFSNNNNDNNTNNCSSTSGSSSIILK
- the LOC111681911 gene encoding polycomb protein Su(z)12 isoform X1, with translation MKKMPPQKKREKETKDAVASAAALNGNNNNNNNSNHNNNSTLVDNKQQQQQNAVNGNSAEAMTAIGTTTVATAASAAAAVAEQTKLNSHQQEQELFLQAFEKPTQIYRFLRNRHGTSPIFLQRTLSYMKERMSRTHRKRNNFKINTMLDVLTQKSQTLSNNYLNIIYNGLFEKAASGEHAWQAGDKVTVESTLYKITKSKRKDSTSDFQEILTYSSSVIYNPVDNLQQFTAISIPAQSIHPLGDQHTIYKLLFRIKVKPAGQEDVIANGGHEDTPTKRSKLATKLYGCELIVYEKNSGCIPEGDYEAALQELNSSSIKSFSPKKRSWETLPDNYIPITMKFDVFSQYPTLKFRLTWSANELPKEISLTEMDTYCTFNDLSHGIDCENTNTTNNNDQINHNNNCLKTATNMSSTTTSSTATTKNNGTSNNNNNNNTNTISKPLAKTEKIQIVYNFLYSNNTRQQTEYTQEVICPWCGLDCMRLYSLLKHLKLCHARFNFTYQPAAQNGARIDVTINDSYDGSYAGSPYDLAGPSGCSFARTCGPVRRTSVTNLLVCRPRRQKTCLDEFLVLDEDDLSNQRPYITGHNRLYHHTETCLPVHPKELDIDSEGESDPLWLRQKTIQMIDEFTDVNEGEKELMKLWNLHVMKHGYVGDCQLPLACEMFLDANGHEIIRKNIYRNFILHMCSLFDYGLVSPETLYKTVQKLQGILSKYRDGQEMMSKQREAQLKYWLEVGIHKQDEQKLKSPQKPVAPTITNANNAVAESKGDKASDAKNSMQPPSKRTSTAVKRSSVNANGGSVNGAAGEKLSNGKSVARKSATQEDDAKEKSNSLKRTANGDRKSEAKTKSETDNNKTQAAKRRLSTRDTQQPASKRQRNDSNNTAHNNSNANSSNNNNNSNNNNNNTNTNNARNVLNAKQQDSTVNANVLTGKRVATRRQSIAGLPLENSNNNNNNNNQHSNTKLVTGKTTAGSTTHTLRTRLSVPLSNKAEKR